A DNA window from Gammaproteobacteria bacterium contains the following coding sequences:
- the cbiQ gene encoding cobalt ECF transporter T component CbiQ, producing MALDIDRYAGNASALQRWDPRIKIFSLGVFAFCIALLDSIPLVMIGFLLAATLVVMSRLPLHFVQHGLEFVLIFLIPFFIVLPLTIPGEAMFHVFGIAFAWEGLRLAVMIVFKAISVVMTTYAIFGTTRFDTAMIALQRLRCPTILVQMFLFTYRFIFVFVEEIKRKDTAMKSRGFEKRFDMRTLTTVGNFIGTLIIRSFERTERVYKAMLSKGYTGEFHTLRVFQAETKDWIKAVLIICIAVALTYVDVIEFFPIAQKAWY from the coding sequence ATGGCATTGGATATCGATCGTTACGCAGGTAATGCCTCGGCGCTTCAACGCTGGGACCCGCGCATCAAGATTTTTTCGCTTGGTGTGTTTGCCTTTTGTATCGCCTTGCTCGATTCGATTCCTCTCGTCATGATCGGTTTTCTATTGGCTGCCACCCTGGTGGTAATGTCGCGCCTGCCGTTGCATTTTGTACAACACGGCCTGGAATTCGTTTTAATCTTTTTGATTCCCTTCTTTATTGTATTGCCGCTGACCATACCGGGTGAGGCAATGTTTCATGTGTTTGGGATAGCCTTTGCGTGGGAAGGGCTACGTCTGGCGGTCATGATTGTGTTCAAGGCAATCTCGGTGGTGATGACCACGTATGCGATCTTTGGTACGACGCGTTTCGATACGGCAATGATTGCCTTGCAACGTCTGCGCTGTCCGACAATTCTGGTGCAGATGTTTTTGTTTACCTATCGTTTTATTTTTGTCTTCGTCGAGGAAATCAAACGCAAGGACACGGCGATGAAGTCCCGTGGTTTTGAAAAGCGTTTCGATATGCGCACACTGACCACGGTCGGCAATTTCATCGGCACACTCATCATCCGCAGTTTTGAGCGCACTGAGCGCGTGTATAAGGCGATGTTGTCCAAGGGCTATACCGGCGAGTTTCACACCCTGCGCGTATTTCAGGCGGAAACAAAAGACTGGATAAAGGCGGTGTTGATTATTTGCATCGCGGTGGCGCTGACCTATGTCGACGTAATTGAATTTTTTCCCATCGCCCAAAAGGCATGGTATTGA
- the cbiM gene encoding cobalt transporter CbiM, whose product MHISEGILQGPTIATGFAVAAIGAALTMRKMDLEEIPKISVITALFFVASLIKVPIGVASIHLILNGVAGIVLGKRAFVAIMIGIIFQAIIFGHGGISVIGVNTAMMGTGALAAYGVWQLRHRVGFAKKELIFAFLAAATATITSGSILALALVSTGEEFLTNASIIFTMHIPIMIVEGIVASAIVGFLLKAKPEVLAGYRAPGSE is encoded by the coding sequence ATGCACATATCAGAAGGCATACTGCAAGGGCCAACCATCGCAACCGGTTTTGCGGTCGCCGCTATCGGTGCGGCCTTGACCATGCGCAAAATGGATCTGGAAGAGATTCCAAAAATCTCGGTGATCACGGCGCTATTTTTTGTGGCCTCCTTGATTAAAGTGCCGATCGGTGTCGCGAGTATTCATTTAATTCTCAACGGTGTTGCCGGTATCGTGCTCGGTAAACGCGCCTTTGTGGCGATTATGATCGGGATTATTTTTCAGGCGATTATCTTTGGCCATGGCGGGATATCGGTTATCGGCGTGAACACGGCGATGATGGGGACGGGCGCGCTGGCGGCTTATGGTGTTTGGCAGTTGCGTCATCGCGTTGGCTTTGCCAAGAAAGAATTGATCTTCGCCTTTCTTGCCGCGGCAACGGCGACGATAACCTCCGGTTCGATTCTGGCGCTGGCACTGGTGAGTACCGGCGAAGAGTTTCTGACCAATGCGTCGATCATATTCACGATGCATATTCCGATTATGATTGTTGAAGGCATAGTCGCGTCGGCGATTGTGGGTTTTTTATTAAAGGCCAAACCGGAAGTGCTTGCCGGTTATCGTGCACCTGGGAGTGAGTAA
- a CDS encoding DUF4198 domain-containing protein — MFRSTYSVSRFRALFLLILLGGFGQAQAHFQMIIPSDDMVAQGESRSLKLDLLFWHPFENKGMHMAAPVQFGVMVNGKKQDLLGELKSLKMSDMEGKAFDMFKARYAMRKPGDHTFYVEPQPYWEPSEDSFIVHYTKVIVNGFGLEEGWDQDVGLKTEITPLTRPYGLWAGNVFQGIVKVKGKPVPYAEVEVEFYNPDGARKAPADPMITQVIKADGNGVFTYAMPFKAWWGFAALNTDDKKMKHEGKDKPVEIGAVLWVKTH, encoded by the coding sequence ATGTTTCGTTCTACTTACTCCGTTTCGCGCTTCCGCGCATTATTCCTATTGATACTCCTTGGCGGGTTTGGCCAGGCCCAGGCCCATTTTCAGATGATTATTCCCTCGGATGACATGGTCGCCCAGGGGGAATCACGTAGTCTTAAACTGGACCTGTTATTTTGGCATCCGTTTGAGAACAAAGGCATGCACATGGCGGCGCCGGTGCAGTTTGGGGTGATGGTCAATGGCAAGAAGCAGGATTTACTCGGCGAACTTAAGTCATTGAAAATGAGCGATATGGAGGGTAAGGCCTTCGATATGTTCAAGGCCCGCTATGCGATGCGCAAGCCGGGTGACCATACCTTTTATGTAGAACCCCAACCCTATTGGGAGCCGAGCGAGGACTCGTTCATCGTGCACTACACCAAGGTCATCGTGAATGGTTTTGGTCTGGAAGAGGGTTGGGATCAGGACGTGGGCTTGAAAACCGAGATTACGCCGTTGACCCGTCCATATGGTTTGTGGGCGGGCAATGTGTTCCAGGGCATCGTCAAGGTAAAGGGTAAGCCTGTCCCGTATGCCGAAGTGGAAGTCGAATTTTATAACCCGGACGGTGCGCGCAAGGCACCGGCGGACCCGATGATTACGCAAGTGATCAAGGCCGATGGCAATGGTGTGTTTACCTACGCCATGCCGTTTAAAGCTTGGTGGGGTTTCGCGGCATTGAATACCGATGACAAAAAAATGAAACACGAGGGCAAGGACAAGCCGGTGGAAATCGGCGCGGTGTTATGGGTAAAGACGCATTGA
- a CDS encoding AbrB/MazE/SpoVT family DNA-binding domain-containing protein: MGSVSLRKVGTSYVTTIPSEIVEELHLKEGQKFEIKKENGQLILIPVTPEYEEAMAAHDHVLEKYRAAFKKLSDA; this comes from the coding sequence ATGGGTAGTGTTTCTCTACGTAAAGTCGGCACCAGCTATGTCACGACAATTCCTTCAGAGATTGTGGAAGAGCTACATCTAAAAGAAGGTCAAAAGTTTGAGATCAAAAAAGAAAATGGCCAATTGATTCTCATTCCAGTAACACCGGAATACGAAGAGGCTATGGCAGCACACGATCATGTCCTTGAGAAATATCGCGCAGCGTTCAAAAAGCTTTCTGATGCCTGA
- a CDS encoding type II toxin-antitoxin system death-on-curing family toxin: MSLRNIAQRSKSFLMPETRFLSIEVVLAIHHSQINVFGGLHGLRDQGLLESAVDQAHQTFSHSNDIFQTAAQYCLSIAKNHPFLDGNKRTAAACMLTFMVLNGFEPTLSNQDLFDWTLKVAIGELSRDQLAELLLNNSSTL; encoded by the coding sequence ATGTCCTTGAGAAATATCGCGCAGCGTTCAAAAAGCTTTCTGATGCCTGAAACGCGTTTTCTTTCCATTGAAGTCGTACTAGCAATACACCACTCACAAATCAATGTGTTTGGTGGGCTTCACGGATTGCGTGACCAAGGTTTGCTCGAATCGGCGGTAGATCAAGCGCATCAAACATTCTCCCATTCGAACGATATTTTTCAAACGGCGGCGCAATATTGTCTGTCCATAGCGAAAAATCATCCATTCCTGGACGGCAACAAACGGACCGCCGCCGCATGCATGTTGACGTTTATGGTGTTGAATGGTTTCGAACCGACGCTAAGCAACCAAGACCTATTCGATTGGACGCTAAAAGTTGCAATTGGCGAATTATCTCGTGATCAGTTGGCGGAATTGCTGCTAAACAATAGTAGTACTCTTTAG
- a CDS encoding flagellinolysin: MKIASNLSGLMLDRIYNNNARSMSVTTTRLASGLRINSARDDAAGLAISTRFTSQIRGMRVGQRNLNDAVSMLQVADGGLSEVNGMLQRMRELSLRAANTATVSVGDRRNLQLEVDQLTMEIQSTFNKTEFNGIHLLTPLVEGTIAVSVGEPQDDLLYALKATWMQEAENAVSTWYGITANLNEPLEVVFDDTGSIGPEGAKITATYDAPSRLGTGLTLTLDMNMFGGAQIPNGGGGPLYLDRIIAREMTKAVMHRNVDMAALPEWFKEGAGELLIGGDERVAADGGVNVVKTEDLTAWADTSAMRSKSYLAQRYINDVLISNSASMDQLFTELNNTMMTHGSRYLYDAINSVAGLTGPARYNNESQFMSKLNAYINTNYLGLDLANAEDVGAIGGLEAGGAPLRADTSAEGVIPDIEGFQENPTLFDVTFPVVASAATTTSGTRRSLGQLHYMFQYGANPGDAMQVDLKQFSTSLLHLRNLDVVKRAQEAVTLIDTALDTVNSQRARYGAQLNRVEHMLAQLETNHESYSRSRSAIEDADYAVEMSSLLKTKLLDNAATSMMAQSNTTGNLVLSLLNSSFG; this comes from the coding sequence ATGAAAATAGCGTCAAACCTAAGCGGTCTGATGCTTGACCGTATCTATAACAATAATGCGCGATCTATGTCGGTGACGACTACGCGGCTGGCAAGCGGACTAAGAATTAATTCTGCACGTGATGATGCGGCAGGGTTAGCTATCTCTACACGTTTTACCTCCCAAATACGCGGCATGCGCGTCGGACAAAGAAACCTTAACGATGCTGTTTCAATGCTGCAAGTTGCCGACGGCGGATTGTCTGAAGTCAATGGTATGTTACAACGCATGCGAGAACTCTCGCTGCGAGCAGCTAACACAGCTACTGTCAGCGTTGGAGACAGACGCAATCTGCAACTCGAAGTGGATCAACTGACGATGGAAATTCAGTCGACTTTCAACAAAACTGAATTCAATGGCATCCATCTTTTAACACCGCTAGTGGAAGGAACGATTGCCGTCTCGGTTGGCGAACCACAAGACGATTTATTGTATGCACTCAAAGCAACATGGATGCAGGAAGCGGAAAACGCGGTGAGCACTTGGTATGGTATTACAGCCAACCTCAATGAACCCTTGGAAGTAGTGTTTGATGATACTGGCTCGATTGGACCGGAAGGTGCGAAGATTACAGCCACATATGATGCGCCGTCTCGATTAGGTACCGGCTTAACACTAACATTGGATATGAATATGTTTGGCGGAGCGCAAATCCCAAATGGTGGTGGCGGTCCTCTTTATCTTGATCGTATCATAGCCAGAGAAATGACCAAGGCTGTGATGCACCGTAATGTCGATATGGCAGCACTACCAGAATGGTTCAAAGAGGGTGCTGGCGAATTACTTATTGGCGGTGACGAGCGTGTGGCTGCCGACGGTGGAGTCAACGTAGTAAAAACTGAAGACCTCACCGCCTGGGCAGACACCAGCGCTATGCGCTCAAAATCCTATCTTGCGCAACGTTATATCAATGATGTTTTAATTTCTAATAGCGCGAGCATGGACCAGCTTTTTACGGAACTAAACAATACTATGATGACTCACGGCTCCCGATACCTGTACGACGCTATCAATTCTGTTGCCGGTCTGACAGGCCCTGCCAGATATAACAACGAGTCGCAATTTATGAGCAAACTAAATGCCTATATCAATACCAATTATCTGGGCCTTGACCTGGCCAATGCGGAAGATGTGGGAGCAATTGGCGGGCTTGAAGCGGGTGGAGCCCCATTAAGAGCAGATACGAGTGCCGAAGGAGTCATTCCCGATATCGAAGGTTTTCAGGAAAATCCGACACTTTTCGACGTCACTTTTCCGGTTGTGGCTAGCGCTGCTACCACTACATCAGGTACGCGCCGCTCCTTGGGGCAATTACATTACATGTTTCAGTATGGCGCCAACCCTGGTGATGCCATGCAGGTTGATCTTAAGCAATTCTCCACATCCTTACTCCATCTACGAAACCTTGATGTCGTCAAGCGTGCGCAGGAAGCAGTAACCCTAATTGATACTGCACTTGATACTGTGAACAGCCAACGCGCACGTTACGGGGCGCAACTGAATCGTGTAGAACATATGCTTGCGCAACTTGAAACCAATCACGAGTCTTATTCCCGTTCACGATCTGCAATCGAAGATGCCGACTACGCAGTTGAAATGAGCAGTCTCTTGAAAACAAAATTGCTCGACAATGCGGCCACTTCCATGATGGCGCAATCAAATACCACTGGCAACCTGGTTCTATCCCTACTCAATAGCAGTTTTGGCTAA
- a CDS encoding group 1 truncated hemoglobin, whose translation MTNKTTLLDRVGGIETLDRVHKRFYDKVYQHPWLGRFFEGHDQTAIEKRQTQFMAEKMGGKKPYLGKEPYMAHRAMFITDKLFDIRTELLRESLLEEGLAEELIERWIRIDNAFRKQIVKNSISEFYATSWKYEKRVIIPEPR comes from the coding sequence ATGACAAACAAAACCACCCTACTCGACCGCGTTGGCGGCATCGAAACCCTCGATCGCGTACACAAGCGTTTTTACGACAAGGTCTATCAACACCCGTGGCTAGGACGCTTTTTTGAAGGCCACGACCAAACCGCCATAGAAAAACGCCAGACGCAATTTATGGCGGAAAAAATGGGCGGTAAAAAACCCTATCTCGGCAAAGAACCGTATATGGCCCATCGCGCCATGTTTATCACTGATAAATTGTTTGATATACGCACCGAATTACTGCGCGAGTCATTACTCGAAGAAGGCCTGGCCGAGGAACTGATCGAACGCTGGATACGTATCGACAATGCCTTTCGCAAACAAATCGTGAAGAACAGTATTTCAGAATTTTATGCAACGTCGTGGAAGTATGAGAAGCGGGTGATTATTCCGGAGCCGAGGTAA
- a CDS encoding DUF799 domain-containing protein: MNQTYFILLLIFFSVVASGCVGLHPEFVHDSLNTAPPRVIAVLPPENLTSNTEVEEKLYPIISTRLAERGFYVISPEMVREIFNANKLEEAAMINQLDPKKFNEIFGADAIIKTRVTEWSSKYIVLSSTVNVGLDMELYDAQTGNLLWKMHRLLSKAPNSNNNGGLVGALINAAIHAAVVPYEPIADENTTTMYSTIPNGPFMQAWGIAK, encoded by the coding sequence ATGAATCAAACATATTTTATTTTATTGCTTATCTTCTTTTCCGTTGTCGCCTCTGGTTGCGTGGGCTTGCATCCTGAGTTTGTGCATGACTCGTTGAACACTGCTCCACCTCGCGTAATTGCCGTTCTACCGCCTGAAAATCTGACGTCAAATACCGAAGTTGAGGAGAAGCTTTATCCCATCATATCCACTCGTTTGGCGGAGCGGGGTTTTTACGTCATATCTCCGGAAATGGTGCGCGAAATTTTCAATGCCAACAAGTTGGAAGAGGCGGCAATGATCAACCAACTTGATCCAAAGAAATTTAACGAAATATTTGGCGCAGATGCCATAATTAAGACGCGAGTTACCGAATGGAGCTCCAAGTATATTGTATTAAGTTCAACCGTCAATGTGGGCTTAGACATGGAGTTGTACGACGCACAGACTGGGAACTTGCTTTGGAAAATGCATAGACTACTTTCCAAAGCGCCAAACAGCAATAACAATGGAGGTTTAGTTGGAGCACTGATTAATGCGGCTATACATGCCGCCGTTGTTCCCTACGAGCCTATCGCAGACGAAAATACAACGACGATGTATTCGACTATTCCGAATGGACCATTTATGCAAGCGTGGGGTATCGCTAAATGA
- a CDS encoding PEGA domain-containing protein: MKKLIFLLFCLSIFSCAAPRTAVQAGDQSGTVIFKVQPGSSIVYVDGKKVGQANEYDGLAAVLALPSGTHQVVVENHGKACQKTIYVSDTQEVVSCNLE; encoded by the coding sequence ATGAAAAAACTGATTTTTTTATTGTTTTGCCTAAGCATTTTTTCCTGTGCAGCTCCGAGAACCGCGGTTCAGGCAGGCGACCAGAGTGGTACCGTTATTTTCAAAGTTCAACCGGGATCGTCTATTGTTTATGTCGATGGTAAAAAAGTAGGTCAAGCGAATGAGTATGATGGCCTGGCTGCGGTGCTGGCATTGCCCTCAGGCACACATCAGGTAGTCGTTGAAAATCATGGCAAGGCGTGTCAGAAAACAATTTATGTTAGTGACACACAAGAAGTCGTAAGTTGCAATCTGGAGTAG
- a CDS encoding response regulator transcription factor — MSTPLPQLAKNTVHDVLLVEDDDTLRQRLASILSTQPELNVIATVATLQAAKTAFFTYRPRLVVTDLGLPDGSGVELIKVITASDCMTDCMVISVFSDQKHVIEALRAGAKGYLLKDSDSASITENIQSVLDGGSPIDPKVACYLLDLLGKDKTTDEQNTAGDTSLSEREREILRMVAHGFKRVEIARELHISLNTVSTHIRKIYSKLAIHNKIEALHAASRLGIN, encoded by the coding sequence ATGAGCACACCCTTACCCCAATTGGCCAAAAATACTGTCCATGACGTACTTCTGGTCGAGGACGATGACACCTTACGTCAGCGCCTGGCGAGTATTCTATCCACACAACCGGAACTAAACGTAATCGCAACAGTGGCAACACTGCAGGCGGCAAAAACAGCATTCTTTACTTACCGGCCGAGACTGGTGGTTACCGACCTGGGATTACCCGATGGTAGCGGCGTGGAGTTGATCAAGGTGATCACCGCTAGCGATTGCATGACAGACTGCATGGTCATCAGCGTGTTCAGTGACCAGAAACATGTCATAGAGGCTTTGCGTGCCGGAGCCAAAGGTTATCTACTCAAAGATAGCGACTCCGCCTCTATAACGGAAAATATCCAATCTGTCCTCGACGGCGGCAGTCCGATAGACCCCAAGGTGGCCTGCTATCTATTGGACTTGCTGGGCAAAGATAAAACCACAGACGAACAAAATACCGCTGGAGATACCTCACTCAGTGAACGCGAACGCGAGATTCTACGCATGGTTGCCCATGGATTTAAACGCGTGGAAATTGCCAGGGAGTTACACATTAGCCTCAATACCGTTAGCACGCATATACGCAAGATCTATAGCAAGCTGGCAATTCATAACAAAATAGAAGCCCTACATGCAGCATCCCGACTTGGTATCAACTGA
- a CDS encoding NADP-dependent isocitrate dehydrogenase, with translation MAKIIYTLTDEAPALATHSFLPVVKAFAQAAGVVIETRDISLAGRILANFPGFLKEEQRIGDALAELGALAKQPEANIIKLPNISASIPQLTAVIKELQDQGYAVPNYPAAPKNADEEKIKTAYGKVLGSAVNPVLREGNSDRRAPASVKNYAKTHPHTMGAWTSDSKSLVRHMEQGDFYGSEKSITMDKAGEFRIEFLAGDGGVQMLKDKSSLQAGEVIDCSVMNYRALSAFLRNAISEAKAQGVLFSVHLKATMMKVSDPIIFGAAVAAYFHDVFDKHAEALAKAGVSPNNGLGDLLTRIKTLPSDVQSAIEADIKDCIDNGADIAMVDSDKGITNLHVPSDVIVDASMPAMIRNSGRMWNRQGKPQDTMAVIPDRNYAGVYEETINFCKANGAFDPATMGTVPNVGLMAQKAEEYGSHDKTFQLSANGKVRVVDANGTTLMEQEVEAGDIFRMCQTKDAPVRDWVKLAVTRARLSHTPAIFWLDENRAHDAQIIRKVKQYLPEHDTSGLDIRILSPVEATRFTLQQIKQGKDVISVTGNVLRDYLTDLFPILELGTSAKMLSIVPLMNGGGLFETGAGGSAPKHVQQLIDENHLRWDSLGEFLALAASFEHLAVNFNNGKAQVLADTLDQATSVFLDKNKSPSSKVGELDTRGSHFYLTLYWAQALAAQEKDAELKQRFRSLAKSLTDNESVIVDELKRVQGAAVNLKGYYKPDAKAVSTVMRPSATFNSALDAL, from the coding sequence ATGGCAAAGATTATCTATACGCTCACCGATGAAGCGCCGGCACTGGCCACCCATTCGTTTCTACCCGTGGTAAAAGCCTTTGCCCAGGCCGCAGGCGTTGTTATCGAAACCCGTGATATCTCTCTGGCTGGAAGAATATTAGCCAATTTCCCTGGGTTTCTAAAGGAAGAACAACGAATTGGTGATGCCTTGGCCGAACTGGGAGCGCTGGCCAAACAACCTGAAGCCAATATCATCAAATTACCCAATATCAGCGCGTCGATACCGCAATTAACGGCGGTGATTAAAGAACTTCAAGACCAGGGCTATGCCGTTCCCAATTATCCGGCGGCGCCAAAAAACGCCGACGAGGAAAAGATCAAGACAGCATACGGTAAGGTGCTGGGTAGCGCTGTTAATCCCGTGCTCCGAGAAGGGAACTCCGACCGACGCGCCCCCGCCTCGGTAAAGAATTATGCTAAAACACATCCCCATACTATGGGCGCATGGACGAGTGACTCAAAATCCCTGGTTCGACATATGGAGCAAGGGGATTTCTACGGATCTGAAAAATCCATCACCATGGACAAAGCAGGAGAGTTTCGTATCGAGTTTCTTGCCGGCGATGGCGGCGTTCAAATGTTGAAGGATAAGTCGTCATTACAGGCTGGTGAAGTCATCGATTGCTCGGTTATGAATTATCGTGCGCTAAGTGCATTCTTGCGTAACGCCATCTCCGAAGCGAAAGCGCAAGGTGTGTTGTTTTCCGTTCATCTCAAAGCGACCATGATGAAGGTGTCTGATCCGATCATCTTCGGCGCGGCAGTAGCGGCCTATTTTCATGACGTCTTTGACAAGCACGCCGAAGCATTGGCCAAGGCAGGCGTGAGCCCGAATAACGGTCTCGGCGATTTACTGACAAGAATCAAGACGCTTCCCTCTGACGTACAGTCCGCGATCGAAGCAGACATCAAGGACTGTATTGATAACGGCGCCGATATAGCGATGGTGGATTCCGACAAGGGGATTACCAATCTACATGTACCGAGTGATGTTATCGTTGACGCTTCCATGCCGGCGATGATTCGAAACTCCGGCAGAATGTGGAACCGCCAGGGTAAACCGCAGGACACGATGGCGGTAATTCCCGATCGTAATTATGCCGGTGTCTACGAAGAAACCATCAACTTCTGCAAAGCCAATGGCGCCTTCGATCCTGCCACTATGGGTACAGTGCCGAACGTAGGTTTAATGGCGCAAAAGGCTGAGGAATACGGTTCACATGACAAGACGTTTCAACTGAGCGCAAACGGAAAGGTCCGCGTTGTCGACGCAAATGGTACGACGCTAATGGAACAGGAAGTGGAAGCAGGCGATATTTTCCGTATGTGTCAGACCAAGGATGCGCCAGTGCGTGACTGGGTGAAACTAGCGGTGACGCGTGCGCGCTTGTCGCATACGCCGGCTATTTTCTGGTTGGATGAAAATCGCGCGCATGACGCGCAGATCATACGCAAGGTTAAACAATACCTGCCCGAACACGATACCAGTGGGCTGGATATTCGAATTTTGTCACCGGTTGAAGCAACACGTTTTACGTTGCAACAAATTAAACAAGGCAAGGATGTGATCTCGGTAACGGGAAATGTTTTGCGTGACTATCTCACCGACTTGTTTCCAATATTAGAACTGGGAACCTCGGCCAAAATGTTGTCCATCGTTCCGTTGATGAATGGTGGTGGACTGTTTGAAACCGGTGCAGGTGGCTCGGCGCCAAAACATGTGCAGCAGCTAATCGACGAAAACCACTTGCGTTGGGATTCCTTGGGTGAATTTTTAGCGCTGGCCGCATCGTTTGAACACCTGGCGGTGAATTTCAACAACGGTAAGGCGCAGGTATTGGCCGATACGCTGGATCAGGCCACCAGTGTTTTTCTGGACAAAAATAAATCGCCGTCATCCAAAGTAGGTGAACTCGATACCCGTGGCAGTCACTTTTATCTGACGCTTTATTGGGCGCAAGCCTTGGCGGCTCAGGAAAAAGACGCCGAGCTTAAGCAGCGTTTTAGGTCACTGGCAAAGTCACTGACAGACAACGAATCAGTAATTGTCGACGAGCTTAAGCGCGTTCAAGGGGCTGCGGTAAATTTGAAGGGATATTACAAGCCGGATGCAAAAGCGGTGTCGACGGTGATGCGACCAAGCGCCACTTTTAATTCAGCATTGGATGCGCTTTAG
- a CDS encoding response regulator, translating into MNEELKNQPYSVLIVDDEPTNIEFLLEVFEILESWRVHATASPREALDIYRDNVLSLVLLDITMPEMDGFEVLDEFSKIAVAKPPVVYVLTGHHDAQTREKAIQKGAYDVITKPFTVDAIIELVERIQAKS; encoded by the coding sequence GTGAACGAAGAATTGAAAAACCAACCCTATTCGGTACTCATTGTTGATGATGAGCCAACGAATATTGAGTTTCTGCTCGAGGTATTTGAAATACTCGAGAGCTGGCGCGTTCACGCCACTGCCAGCCCGCGCGAGGCCTTGGACATCTACCGCGACAATGTCCTCTCCCTGGTATTACTCGATATCACTATGCCCGAAATGGATGGCTTCGAAGTACTCGATGAATTTTCCAAAATTGCTGTGGCTAAACCGCCTGTGGTTTACGTACTAACCGGTCATCATGACGCGCAGACGAGAGAAAAGGCCATACAAAAAGGCGCGTACGATGTGATAACAAAACCTTTCACCGTCGATGCCATAATCGAATTGGTTGAAAGGATACAGGCCAAAAGCTAA
- a CDS encoding response regulator: MKYILVADDEPLNQTIFQEMLDGVYECKTVDDGQACLESVESRTPDLILLDVAMPRVDGTAVCRKLKNDEQTRHIPIILVSAYASENDKKSGLAAGADDYVTKPFDIDDLQQRIEQLLDKP; encoded by the coding sequence ATGAAATATATTTTGGTCGCTGACGATGAACCCTTAAATCAGACCATATTCCAGGAAATGCTGGATGGAGTGTATGAGTGCAAAACAGTTGACGATGGACAGGCGTGTCTGGAAAGCGTGGAATCGCGAACGCCAGACCTTATTCTGCTCGACGTCGCGATGCCTAGAGTGGATGGCACGGCCGTGTGCCGCAAATTAAAAAACGACGAACAAACTCGCCATATTCCAATCATACTGGTGTCTGCCTACGCCTCCGAAAACGATAAGAAATCAGGCCTGGCAGCCGGTGCCGATGACTATGTGACCAAGCCATTCGATATAGACGACCTGCAACAACGTATCGAACAACTCCTCGATAAACCCTAA